The DNA segment CCGGTTCATAAACAACCGTTTCCAACTCATCCATCTTAACCACTAACTGCTTCTCTTTGACTTCGATAGTTGCTTTTTTTTCTTTTAATTCCTGTTGTAAAGCCATGTCTTCTAATTTCTTTCTGAAGATAGAAATCCACTGTTTTAAACCTGTTTTACCTTCTTTTTGTTTATAATGCGCCAACATATATTCTTTGCTTTCTTCACTGAAAGTCAAGCTTAAACCAAGATTGATTTGGGCTTGTTCTTGAATTTCTTGGCTGTATTGTTCCAAAACTTGTTTTAATACTTCACTACTTAAAGATTGATATTCAATACAATCCACCATCTTAGCTTGTACTTCCGGTTTCCATAATTCAAGAAATTTCTTTAACGATAAATCAGTTATAAAAACAAGGTATTTTTTAGTTGCATTTAAATGATCCACACTTTCTTTAACAAGACCGGATTGATTTTCCACCAAGACACCCTCTTTTAAAACATAGCGCTTATTTAACTGAATAGAACCATTCGTTATATACTCTTCCATACGACGGATATAATAAGAATCCGCTTCTTCTACTTTTTCTACAACCAAAAAGGAACCACGCTCTTCATTGGCTTGGTATAAATCCTGTAAAAAGACTTGTTCATTAGAACCATCTTGGTATCTTGATAAATCTAACTCACTATACCGATTGGACAAAAAAACAGATTTTTCCTTTAAAATATCCAATAAAGTGACTAAGGATTCCCGTTTGCCAACTCCCTTTGGACCAGCCAGTACAATGATATTTTGAATACCATCCTGTTTCTGTAAGAAAGGACGACGAATAGCTTGAACCAGCTTGGTTAAGGCTTCTTTTTGCCCAGGTACTTTTTCATTTAACTCTTCCTTGATTTCAATAAAGTCAATTTCATTTGTGGTCTTTTGAACTTCACGAAAGGCATTACGACCATAATCCTGTTGAATGTCCTTTTCCAACTGTTCCAACTCCATTTGGTTCTGTTGATAAATTTCTTGGTTTTGTTTATGAAGAATAGTGTTCAATTGATCCAAAGCCTCTTGATTATCTTTCAAGGTTTTTTGGATATGCTCACTTTCTTCATACGGTCTTTTCTTGCCAAAAACTTCTTTCCAAAGTCTTTCCTTTTCTTCTGTTCTATTCTTCATGTTTCCAAGGCTCCATTCTTCCATCATTGGTTAAGCCATCTTTCTTTAAGATTGCTTCTAAAGTAGACATATCCGCATTTAATTCCATGAAATCTTCATCATTCATGTTAGAAATAATATTTTCCATCGCTTCATTCACCAAGAAAACGGTTTTTATCAGTTTACTCTTAGAACCATCGTAATCATCATCTATCTTGAAAATTTGAACCTTCGCAAACTTTTCTAAAATATTGGTTAAATAAGGAAGATAATATTCATATAACTTTCTTAGCTTATCTTTACTTTCCGGAAAGGTCTTTTCCAGTTCATCAATTTGTAATAATAAAGCTCTTGTTTTGTACAAAGCTTCCTTCACTTCGTTATCTTGAATCGATGCATTTAAATCATCTATTTCCTCTACAAAATGATTCCTCTTTTCTTCATGCTTGGTAACTTGTACATCAATAATATTTTCATCTTTTGAACCATTCTTCGCTTTAATCATCAATTCTTGAAGAATATAAGCATATTTTTCAGGACGGCTCTTTTTAAAAGATTGAAAATGTTCCACGAAACCATTTTCGTCATAAACATCCAAACTATCTAAGCCTCGGTATTCCCGGTTTTTTAATTGAAGATGATAGCCATTACCAACCCAAAAAGTTGTTTCATGTTGAAACCATCGGGTTAAATAATCATTTAATTGTACGTATTCTTGAATGGAATACTTTTTTTCACGTCGATATTCTTTTTTTCTTGTCACATTTTGAGCGCTTTTAAAGATACTGCCTAAAAAAGCTAGTGCTATTCCAATAAATACAATAAATAAAATAGGACTAAAAACGGATATCAATATCCGAAACAGAATTCCAAGTGCAATCAATTCTCCAAGGCGTTCATATAATTTGTTCATGCTGATATTTTAACGTATTTTTCCTTTTTTCACCATCTATACAAAAACAATTCTACACCAATAGGAATCATATCTTCTTTAAAATGAAAATCGTCTTGGTATAATACCGGGTAATCGCCTGTTCCAATCAAAAGATACAGAGGGAGTGAATTGGTTATAAAAGCCAAACAAGATAATTTCTACAATGTGCATACCACCATAGAGATTCTTTTGTTTGAAAGTGTGAAGAAATATCTCAAAGAATATTTAAGTGAAAGCAAGACCCTAAATAAATCTAAATAGAAATCGGAAGTAACAGCCTTGAAGAAAGAAAAAGATAGTCTACATTTTCAAATTATAGACATACGAAAAGAGGTTGAACAGACTGAAAGTGTTAGAAACTGTATAGAGAATTAACACAGGTAAAGAAGAACGAGTTAGACCTATAAGGCAAAATACTAAAACAGAGACTTTAATCAATCTCTGTTTTAGTATTGTTGTCGAGTATTTTAATCATGTTGGTTGCGATAGCATCCATGTGTTCCATCCAGTTCATAAATATGTGTCCATGATTCTGGGTACATATCATTTTTGGTCTAACTTTTGAGGGTCGGTACATTTTACTTGCGACTGCACTTTTCCCCTTGAAATAATGTCTATGGAAAAATGAAAACTATCTGCCATTTTTAAATCTCGTTTCTTGTATAAAAAAAGAGATAACATAATTTGTTATCTCTAAATACTGTCTATTCATTTTCAACTATTTTTCTTAACCTACTTTCAAGTCTTGAAATTATCCCAGTAACTAATGCATTACCCATCATAAAATATCTTCTTTTTTCAGTCATAGTATTTGTCCAATTAATTGGAAACATCTGAATTAATTCACATTCTATTGGTGTTAAAACCCTATATTCTTTTATTTCTGTATCGTAAATAATATGAGATGATCTATTAACTGTACCCTCGCTTGTAAGCATAGTTCTTGCTGGTTCATCTAATTTTTCAGGAAATGCCATTGTGCCCTCACTGTAAATATAGGAATGACCATTTTTTGCTACTCTTTCGATTCGTTTTGATCCTTTTAGATATTTCAACTTTTCCAACTTATCATCTTTTACTATATAATTATTTAAACTATTATTTATGTTTTTAGCTTTTCTTATAATTTCTTCTAGTGTATATTTTTCTTCAACTATTGCTTCTACATCAGAAAAAATGGCTTTCCCATCTTTCATTATTCCAGTATCTAAAAATTTACCCTCTTTAAAATTATTAGATATATCGAATACATCATTATACTCAGATAAATCAATGCTTCTAGTTTTATCTTTCAAGGTAACTTTAAATTCAAAATTGAAAATATTAGATAATGATAAATTCAATTTAGTACTATTTGCAAATTTTGTATTCTTCTTATATGCAAATATAAATACTCTTCTTCTCTTTTGAGGCATCGAATAGTCTCCTGCATTAATAACTCTCCATTGGACATCATAACCTAATTCATCAAAAGTTTTAAGCATAATCGCAAAATCTCTTCCCCGTTTTGTAGATGGAGATTTCAACAACCTATCTACATTCTCTAACAAGACAAATGGTGGGGCTTTTTCAATCAATATATCCCTTATATCCCAAAATAAAACACCTTTTTTACCCTCAATACCTTGTTCACTATTCAATGACCTTGCAACTGAATAATCTTGACACGGAAACCCTCCAACTAATAAGGTATGATCTGGTATTTCAGTCTTATTTACTTTATTTATATCTTCATTAGAATGATGTTCTACACCAAATCTCTTAATATAACAGTCGTATGCGTGTTGAATTTTTGTTGATGGTTCAAATTGATTCGCCCAGACAAATTTCCAAAAACCATTTTCTATTGCCTTACCGTTCTCATCAACTTCTTTTATTTTATTAAGTCCAACTCTAAATCCACCTACTCCTGCAAAAAGTTCTGCTACGGTTAATTCCATAAATTTCTCCTATTTTAATAAATGTTTAATTATTTTTGCTATATAGTCATTATTAAACCAAAAGCACTGATGAGTCATCTTATCTCCATTAGGTAGAGTATCCATATCTCTATCACCACCATTGCCATATTTACGCCCTTTTATTAAATATGCACTTTTTGAAGAGTGTGGTCTTAAATGAAAAATCGTTGTTTCACTTTTATTTGGTAAATCATTATAAGCAACTTCTTTGCCAGACTTATCCTTTTTTATTTCAAAATTGACTCCTGTTAAAAACTTGTTTTTATAACTTTCCCATTCACTTTTGCCAATAGTTTCTAGTTCATCAATTGGCATATTCCAAAATCTTGCACCTTTTAATATATATTCTCCATTACCACTATCTTGAAATACAACAAATAAAAACCTTGTTGTTTCAAAAAAATCATATTCTAATGAATCGTAAAAATCTTGATTTATAAAATCTTTAATTTTAATTTTGGGAAATGACATACTTTCTTTTGGTTTTCTATTTTTTTGAGCTCTTACTGTTTTGATAACAATATTAGCTTTTTCAAATTCTTCCGCATTCTCTGTATTTACACCTAACATTCTATATACAAGAGTTCTGTTTATCTGTTTTGAATTTGTTGTAAAATTAATATCAAATTGTTTATATAATTCTTTTTCGGTTTTACCAACAAACTTATTTATTTTTTCTATTACTTTTTCGTCAAAGTTATTTCCTAATAGTTCGTCCTTATCAAAAATAGAATCATAATTCATCAA comes from the Bulleidia sp. zg-1006 genome and includes:
- a CDS encoding Sau3AI family type II restriction endonuclease: MKNLPYDDSSIKDIFRYSNELIGLSFADVLSKVFSDVLLDEKIEYYNNPRSKGNLGNLLEEHYYLYKPNSDSTPDFYKVGMELKATPYEKTTKGIKAGERLVITMIPNDKPIDIEFKGSHLENKIKLILMIWYHRIKTEPRTNHSIDYVNLYDIYSEICSKDLEIILEDYKTIVEKVISGNAHKISEGDTKYLGACTKGTTASKSLQPQFYNRNILAKRRAFSLKQSYMTYILNNYVNTGLMNYDSIFDKDELLGNNFDEKVIEKINKFVGKTEKELYKQFDINFTTNSKQINRTLVYRMLGVNTENAEEFEKANIVIKTVRAQKNRKPKESMSFPKIKIKDFINQDFYDSLEYDFFETTRFLFVVFQDSGNGEYILKGARFWNMPIDELETIGKSEWESYKNKFLTGVNFEIKKDKSGKEVAYNDLPNKSETTIFHLRPHSSKSAYLIKGRKYGNGGDRDMDTLPNGDKMTHQCFWFNNDYIAKIIKHLLK
- a CDS encoding AAA family ATPase; translation: MKNRTEEKERLWKEVFGKKRPYEESEHIQKTLKDNQEALDQLNTILHKQNQEIYQQNQMELEQLEKDIQQDYGRNAFREVQKTTNEIDFIEIKEELNEKVPGQKEALTKLVQAIRRPFLQKQDGIQNIIVLAGPKGVGKRESLVTLLDILKEKSVFLSNRYSELDLSRYQDGSNEQVFLQDLYQANEERGSFLVVEKVEEADSYYIRRMEEYITNGSIQLNKRYVLKEGVLVENQSGLVKESVDHLNATKKYLVFITDLSLKKFLELWKPEVQAKMVDCIEYQSLSSEVLKQVLEQYSQEIQEQAQINLGLSLTFSEESKEYMLAHYKQKEGKTGLKQWISIFRKKLEDMALQQELKEKKATIEVKEKQLVVKMDELETVVYEPVNEQEALEQIEKSFETIIGLEEVKEKIRSYQALFLAQKRREEQGLPVKPISMHMLFMGNPGTGKTMIARLLAQYLKNIGLLQEGQLVEVTRSDLVAKYVGQTAPLTKSVIQKAKGGVLFIDEAYSLYRGEQDSFGLEAIDTIVKSMEDNRGDLVVILAGYEKEMEEFLTANTGLASRFPNQFHFQDYQPEELEKIAVLEAKKQGYRWDKKVQKELVKYFMSVDTSGNGRFARNLVEKAIVNQATRLLKEKDAVVDELVLADFSLK
- the dcm gene encoding DNA (cytosine-5-)-methyltransferase, producing the protein MELTVAELFAGVGGFRVGLNKIKEVDENGKAIENGFWKFVWANQFEPSTKIQHAYDCYIKRFGVEHHSNEDINKVNKTEIPDHTLLVGGFPCQDYSVARSLNSEQGIEGKKGVLFWDIRDILIEKAPPFVLLENVDRLLKSPSTKRGRDFAIMLKTFDELGYDVQWRVINAGDYSMPQKRRRVFIFAYKKNTKFANSTKLNLSLSNIFNFEFKVTLKDKTRSIDLSEYNDVFDISNNFKEGKFLDTGIMKDGKAIFSDVEAIVEEKYTLEEIIRKAKNINNSLNNYIVKDDKLEKLKYLKGSKRIERVAKNGHSYIYSEGTMAFPEKLDEPARTMLTSEGTVNRSSHIIYDTEIKEYRVLTPIECELIQMFPINWTNTMTEKRRYFMMGNALVTGIISRLESRLRKIVENE